A stretch of Fusarium poae strain DAOMC 252244 chromosome 2, whole genome shotgun sequence DNA encodes these proteins:
- a CDS encoding hypothetical protein (BUSCO:42399at5125), with protein MAFIARLTARFNSYYDERPLMTMMVTNAILGGVADTVAQSITAIRERALRQPGGLKKNDGVAIEIHELDRKNPFYERDLIPDSVGLPPPFDFERLTRFMAYGFCMAPVQFKWFRFLERIFPVTKTSAFVPAMKRVAFDQLIFAPFGLAVFYTTMTIAEGGGRRAVSNKLRDMYIPTLKANYVVWPAVQIVNFRLMPVQFQLPFVSTIGIAWTAYLSLTNSASE; from the exons ATGGCTTTCATTGCTAGACTTACCGCGCGATTTAACTCTTACTATGATGAGCGACCAC TCATGACCATGATGGTCACAAACGCCATCCTCGGAGGCGTCGCAGACACAGTCGCCCAGTCCATCACCGCCATCCGCGAACGAGCTCTCCGCCAGCCAGGCGGCCTTAAGAAGAACGACGGCGTCGCTATTGAGATCCACGAGCTCGACCGAAAGAACCCTTTCTACGAACGCGACCTGATCCCCGACTCGGTCGGCCTCCCCCCACCCTTTGACTTTGAGCGTCTCACGCGCTTCATGGCCTACGGTTTCTGCATGGCCCCTGTGCAGTTCAAATGGTTCCGATTCCTCGAGCGTATCTTCCCCGTTACCAAGACGAGCGCTTTCGTCCCCGCCATGAAACGCGTTGCTTTCGACCAGCTCATCTTTGCGCCATTCGGTCTGGCTGTTTTCTACACTACCATGACAATTGCTGAGGGTGGTGGTCGTCGCGCTGTGTCCAACAAGCTTCGGGACATGTACATTCCCACCCTCAAGGCCAATTATGTTGTTTGGCCTGCTGTGCAGATTGTCAACTTCCGTTTGATGCCTGTTCAGTTCCAGCTG CCTTTCGTGTCTACAATTGGTATCGCCTGGACAGCATACCTCTCCTTGACCAACTCTGCCTCCGAGTAA
- a CDS encoding hypothetical protein (TransMembrane:1 (o281-299i)), with protein MQERELTIKDAHKGTFRWVFEDNGITGFKDWLESDETLYWITGKPGSGKSTLMRYLLQPVGQSQHDNNESVKGSMSPERATLPHGRCEQHLKQWAGNDNKLTVISFHFWAVGSKLQRSQEGLLRTLLVQLLRAHPEVIPVVAPLRWESLCLFNLDPKSFSQIELGDMFQRATVYISTRAKLAMFIDGLDEFDGNCYDLISLVQSCVESPIKICVSSRPWIEFEGAFGDCPRLKMEDLTHQDISDYVLAKFEADAQFKGLQRRQARVAKELVESIVKKSSGVFLWVTIVVASLLAGIGAGDRVEDLQKRLGQLPAEIKNLYERILENIDPGYREHTAQLLKLMAAFKTPPSPLLFWYADEVDFMDRAIKGESGTLSLNEASERVEDIRRRLNSRCKGLLEVHKSTTPAIPFSARFGGTVDYLHKTVYEFVCSRRTQRRLRKYLKKPYDANLRIVAAYAALTKSAANWDVKKLKVRFRDVDPQRSHLTTNLIACLDHASGVHPDSSKPVVRLLDHLTSATNLMLPDIWQLVNASRPYINHDAPNDDWTGYLSSIDGFSGLGPSERMLCLATSMSVVEYVRARARPGGYVVALDTTISLPQNGLAFRAGRMLRRLLGYNRVPLLSLVCFSNRNSAPILEHLLSKGAKPNAKFSNHGRITVLRLTPWEEILAQAFRYCAAYEEDNKHKDNVLRCVRQMVDAGAKINLKTVKTAKTLASLNVDEEEAYGCLKRMKSDPDAQLEVVVKQYYSDTDSYYTPTTVSSYTST; from the coding sequence ATGCAAGAGAGGGAACTGACCATCAAAGATGCCCACAAAGGCACCTTTCGCTGGGTCTTTGAAGATAACGGTATCACCGGCTTCAAGGACTGGCTTGAATCCGATGAAACACTTTACTGGATTACCGGGAAGCCAGGGTCGGGCAAGTCTACTTTAATGAGATATCTACTTCAACCTGTCGGCCAAAGCCAACACGACAACAATGAATCAGTTAAGGGGTCCATGAGCCCAGAAAGAGCAACTCTCCCCCATGGTCGATGTGAGCAACATCTGAAGCAATGGGCTGGGAACGACAATAAGCTCACAGTTATCTCCTTTCACTTTTGGGCGGTCGGATCAAAGCTGCAAAGGTCGCAAGAGGGTCTCCTTCGGACACTACTTGTACAACTTCTCCGTGCCCATCCAGAAGTCATCCCCGTGGTTGCTCCGTTGCGGTGGGAATCCTTGTGCCTGTTCAACCTTGATCCCAAGAGTTTCAGCCAGATTGAGCTGGGTGATATGTTTCAACGAGCAACTGTCTATATTAGTACTCGTGCCAAGCTTGCCATGTTTATCGATGGCTTAGATGAGTTTGACGGTAACTGCTATGATCTCATTTCACTCGTGCAGAGCTGCGTGGAGTCTCCCATCAAGATATGCGTCTCCAGCCGTCCTTGGATAGAGTTTGAGGGGGCCTTTGGGGACTGTCCTAGACTCAAAATGGAGGATTTGACTCACCAGGATATCTCGGATTATGTCTTGGCGAAGTTTGAAGCCGATGCTCAGTTTAAAGGTCTGCAGCGAAGGCAAGCCCGTGTCGCCAAGGAGCTCGTTGAATCCATCGTCAAGAAGTCTAGTGGCGTATTCTTATGGGTCACCATCGTTGTAGCCTCCCTCCTTGCGGGCATAGGAGCAGGCGATCGTGTTGAAGATCTCCAGAAGCGGCTTGGTCAACTTCCAGCAGAAATCAAGAACCTTTACGAAAGGATACTTGAGAATATTGATCCTGGATACCGTGAGCATACAGCCCAGCTCCTCAAGCTGATGGCGGCATTCAAGACGCCGCCTTCACCGCTACTGTTTTGGTACGCAGATGAGGTGGATTTCATGGACCGAGCCATTAAAGGGGAATCCGGCACCTTATCACTTAATGAGGCATCGGAACGGGTGGAAGACATTCGTCGTCGCCTTAACAGCCGATGCAAAGGTTTACTCGAAGTCCACAAGAGCACGACCCCGGCCATTCCATTCAGTGCGCGCTTTGGGGGTACTGTTGATTATCTGCACAAAACCGTGTATGAATTTGTTTGTAGTCGCAGGACTCAACGAAGGCTCCGGAAGTATCTCAAAAAGCCATATGATGCCAACCTCAGAATCGTGGCGGCGTATGCTGCCTTGACTAAGAGTGCAGCCAACTGGGATGTCAAAAAACTCAAGGTCAGATTCAGAGACGTTGACCCTCAAAGGAGTCATTTGACTACAAATCTCATTGCCTGTTTGGATCATGCTTCTGGTGTACATCCCGATTCAAGTAAGCCAGTTGTACGATTGTTGGACCACCTCACCAGTGCCACCAATCTCATGCTTCCTGATATATGGCAACTGGTAAATGCCAGTAGGCCTTACATAAACCACGATGCCCCGAATGACGATTGGACGGGCTATTTGAGTTCTATTGACGGCTTCAGTGGCCTGGGACCTAGCGAAAGGATGCTGTGCCTAGCAACTTCAATGTCAGTGGTAGAGTATGTGAGGGCAAGAGCAAGGCCAGGAGGCTACGTTGTCGCCCTGGATACAACGATCAGTCTGCCGCAGAACGGGTTAGCTTTTCGAGCTGGGCGAATGCTACGTAGATTGTTGGGTTACAACAGGGTCCCCCTTCTCTCTCTTGTTTGTTTTTCCAATCGCAACAGCGCACCGATACTTGAACACTTGCTCAGTAAAGGAGCAAAGCCAAACGCGAAGTTTTCGAACCATGGCAGAATTACTGTACTTCGATTGACGCCTTGGGAAGAAATACTGGCACAGGCTTTCCGATACTGCGCTGCATATGAGGAAGACAACAAGCATAAAGACAATGTGCTGAGATGTGTGCGTCAAATGGTAGACGCGGGGGCGAAGATCAATCTCAAAACAGTCAAAACAGCAAAAACGCTTGCTTCGTTAAATGTagacgaggaagaggcgTACGGATGTCTTAAGCGTATGAAGTCAGATCCGGATGCTCAGCTTGAGGTTGTGGTGAAGCAATACTACTCAGATACGGATTCGTATTACACACCAACGACAGTCTCCTCCTATACGTCTACTTAA
- a CDS encoding hypothetical protein (BUSCO:11177at5125): protein MSPPPPRRATARPSAFPDQPDVSNTDVPCDPSAEYAIVISMYEVHNDRIYDLLTPAVKSATTKEPRRRALLFKSTELSPDRKVVAGLRKVICSNYTEALTVIETGLQERRVTGTGSNSVSSRSHGFFVFEVKKRARGRKPGPWGGSKFTIVDLAGSERAREAKTAGATLVEAGKINESLMYLGQCLQTQSEAASSSKPNIVPFRQCKLTELLFSNSFPSSSSSQPQSPRRNPQRGVMIVTADPRGDFNATSQILRYSALAREVAVPRVPSVTSTILSPTQNRSISPTLNHNHLRPMVPSHHVSYRNYTPQMNADDRATMEVAALEIARLSEEADQLREEVDRQAEARFAAEAHLLSMEDRMLDLEAAIREECANEFEQRLALEMARWKNSMSIEQERTEEHWDRKIEVLERGLATDEDGDKENVLIEDLEEEVDRLRRENGILKRELASRSPTKRRPLEEREDFAAPAAKPPRGDARVDSVTNLGRKLERMRVGEKVKPVPVGSGSPKKMRKLGTKKWEHEEDLE, encoded by the exons AtgtctcctcctccccctcGACGAGCGACGGCGCGGCCTTCTGCCTTTCCCGATCAACCCGACGTCAGCAACACCGATGTTCCCTGCGACCCTTCAGCAGAGTATGCTATTGTCATCTCTATGTATGAAGTACACAACGACCGTATATATGATCTCCTTACTCCGGCCGTTAAATCCGCCACCACTAAAGAGCCGCGACGCCGTGCCTTGTTATTCAAGTCGACCGAACTATCACCCGACCGAAAAGTTGTTGCGGGCCTACGAAAGGTCATCTGCTCGAACTATACAGAAGCATTGACAGTCATTGAGACTGGTCTGCAGGAGCGCCGAGTTACTGGTACCGGTAGCAACAGTGTTTCGAGTCGAAGCCACGGATTTTTCGTATTCGAGGTCAAGAAGCGAGCGCGTGGCAGAAAACCTGGACCCTGGGGGGGAAGCAAGTTTACAATTGTCGATCTGGCGGGTAGCGAGAGAGCACGCGAGGCGAAGACAGCTGGTGCTACACTTGTAGAGGCTGGCAAGATCAACGAGAGTTTGATGTATTTGGGTCAATGCCTTCAAACGCAAAGCGAGGCTGCCAGCTCTAGCAAG CCAAACATTGTCCCTTTCCGACAATGCAAGCTCACTGAGCTTCTCTTTTCCAACTCATTcccttcatcctcttcttcacaGCCTCAATCTCCTCGTCGTAACCCACAAAGAGGTGTGATGATAGTCACGGCCGACCCCAGGGGAGACTTTAACGCTACATCACAGATCCTTCGGTATAGTGCTCTTGCACGCGAGGTGGCGGTACCTCGTGTCCCTTCCGTTACAAGCACCATTCTTTCTCCGACCCAAAATCGTTCGATCAGCCCGACGCTTAACCATAACCATTTGCGCCCAATGGTACCGTCGCACCATGTATCGTATAGAAATTACACTCCTCAGATGAACGCCGATGACCGTGCGACCATGGAGGTTGCTGCGCTTGAGATTGCTCGACTTAGTGAGGAGGCCGATCAATTGCGTGAAGAGGTCGATCGACAAGCTGAAGCACGATTCGCCGCTGAAGCTCACCTCCTGTCTATGGAAGATCGCATGTTGGACCTCGAAGCAGCTATTCGCGAAGAGTGCGCTAACGAGTTTGAGCAACGTCTGGCTCTCGAAATGGCTCGATGGAAGAATTCGATGTCCATCGAGCAGGAGCGCACTGAGGAGCACTGGGACCGGAAGATTGAAGTTCTTGAACGTGGCCTGGCTACCGACGAGGATGGCGATAAAGAAAATGTTCTAATTGAAGACCTTGAAGAGGAAGTTGATAGACTCCGTCGCGAGAACGGCATTCTCAAACGCGAACTCGCCTCCCGCAGTCCCACAAAGCGCAGACCTCTCGAAGAGCGAGAAGACTTTGCTGCACCTGCCGCAAAACCACCAAGAGGCGATGCCAGAGTCGATAGCGTTACGAACCTTGGGCGAAAATTGGAGCGCATGCGTGTCGGTGAAAAAGTAAAGCCTGTACCAGTTGGTAGCGGCAGTCCTAAGAAAATGCGCAAGTTGGGAACCAAGAAATGGGAACACGAAGAAGACTTGGAATAG
- a CDS encoding hypothetical protein (BUSCO:27024at5125): protein MSRNIKRKFATPVKTKTANRRRRVSDTPSTSSLDLSDDGGYSAVEDISDSSDDDEADVAAAEEENIFEEALPPTPQPAPRPQPTIEEDDDDEEEEEENDDDDDEQEGLDIDDDDAGSWGGIVSDVEDQPDIYQDANIFGSDNPVERHVHFDVPSSDSDDTDTDDEIGGFFPDIFVAQNTLDPSFRREIENDPDESSGSGSFWDFNNQYEEEQESDTEEIFRQVDEETPLATPMASQPATAAPTPIPFFEEPTELDGYETDGDTTEEDEPEPPVRRKTRRPSHPVSDVSDSEADSPVKAERGQPRLGRYNLDRSDKKPIAVLNPVTGKMMIFTPHRRHQLELSPEQFNFPWTTEGPESPIMSNSANLMLSAMFSSNTFGDFFNTAQVMGPAEAFFPFPSEANTADESSTAPSLQDEEEEDEELNLDLNDFIAWEENDSSGEEDGGDNWDPTSTPGRPSTANSEKEVLGHLRPENVGAFRRNQINQQLILSNQATQDSLAFSGPYNYTALKGLKSDRFDTAAIPLTPARRHKRQMSDATRSPLDKVSAKRKAPSEADNSHKRHRSISDVNYLQI from the exons ATGTCTCGCAATATCAAGCGCAAGTTTGCGACCCCGGTCAAAACCAAGACCGCtaaccgccgccgccgagtGTCTGACACTCCCTCCACCTCTTCGTTGGACCTTTCCGACGATGGCGGATATTCTGCCGTTGAAGATATCAGCGACTCGTctgacgacgatgaagctGATGTAGCTgcggccgaggaggagaacATTTTTGAGGAGGCTCTTCCCCCGACCCCTCAGCCAGCTCCTCGGCCGCAACCAACCAtcgaagaggatgatgacgacgaagaagaggaggaggaaaatgacgatgatgatgatgagcaaGAAGGCTTGGAtatcgacgatgacgatgccGGTAGCTGGGGAGGCATCGTCTCGGATGTTGAGGATCAACCCGATATCTACCAAGATGCAAACATCTTTGGCTCAGATAACCCTGTTGAGCGCCACGTTCACTTCGACGTACCCTCAAGCGATTCTGACGACACCGATACTGATGATGAGATCGGGGGTTTCTTTCCTGACATCTTTGTCGCTCAAAATACACTGGACCCGTCGTTTCGCCGAGAGATCGAGAACGACCCTGATGAGTCTTCTGGCTCTGGATCTTTCTGGGATTTCAACAACCAGTACGAAGAAGAACAGGAGTCAGATACTGAGGAGATCTTCCGCCAGGTTGACGAAGAGACTCCTCTCGCCACTCCAATGGCTTCCCAGCCCGCCACTGCTGCTCCTACTCCCATACCCTTCTTTGAGGAGCCAACCGAGCTAGACGGCTATGAGA CCGATGGAGACACCACTGAAGAAGACGAGCCCGAGCCTCCAGTCCGAAGAAAAACTCGACGTCCTTCCCACCCTGTGAGCGACGTCTCCGACTCAGAAGCCGATAGCCCTGTCAAGGCCGAGCGTGGCCAGCCCCGATTAGGACGTTACAACTTGGATCGCTCAGACAAGAAGCCTATTGCTGTCCTCAACCCCGTCACAGGAAAAATGATGATCTTCACTCCTCATCGCCGACACCAATTGGAACTCTCGCCCGAACAGTTCAACTTCCCCTGGACAACAGAGGGCCCCGAGTCTCCTATCATGAGTAACTCTGCCAACCTTATGCTCAGCGCCATGTTCTCTTCCAACACTTTTGGCGACTTCTTCAACACGGCTCAGGTCATGGGTCCCGCTGAGGCCTTCTTTCCTTTCCCCTCAGAAGCCAACACCGCCGATGAAAGCTCGACTGCGCCTAGTTTACaggacgaggaagaagaagacgaggaatTGAACTTGGACCTGAATGACTTCATTGCCTGGGAGGAGAACGACTCTTCTGGCGAAGAGGACGGTGGTGACAACTGGGACCCTACCTCAACCCCAGGCAGACCCAGTACCGCCAACAGCGAGAAGGAGGTCCTTGGTCATCTTAGACCTGAGAATGTCGGTGCATTCCGTCGTAACCAAATTAACCAGCAGCTCATCCTGAGCAATCAAGCTACCCAGGACTCGCTCGCATTCAGCGGTCCCTACAACTATACTGCACTCAAGGGTCTCAAATCGGACCGTTTCGACACTGCTGCCATTCCCCTAACACCCGCTCGCCGCCACAAGCGACAGATGAGCGATGCCACACGCAGCCCACTTGATAAAGTGTCTGCCAAACGCAAGGCACCTTCTGAGGCTGATAACAGTCACAAGAGGCACAGAAGCATCTCTGATGTGAACTATCTACAAATCTGA
- a CDS encoding hypothetical protein (TransMembrane:4 (i87-107o113-133i153-176o209-234i)) codes for MAPEASSQTDNAPPTSPNPTVPPNAQHPAQTFGQQQQAQQQQAGFQQDPRSYGPAFAPYPQPQQPTVPPQWVPPRVQETKAWMITKLALHGIDIVTCIVGLALTGALKNVETLGLVAVGACPLFVMAIVWDIAELLTRFGRKWKAGIHPGAHVAIHLFIWLGAAVVGGLESTFSAYFSSFNYLDEDCEYNREQRRYVCTSNEGVASKKALFVTLSVFTCLLWLWQFVLFVGACIDTQKRNAALRKPVMVWGGPPYWGPGQQGFQQMPQYYPPPQGQGFPMQTWSPPQNAPGNGKEAAVMTQPQPAAERYA; via the exons ATGGCACCCGAAGCCTCCTCTCAAACGGACAACGCGCCGCCGACATCACCTAATCCTACTGTTCCTCCGAATGCGCAACACCCTGCCCAGACATTTGGCCAGCAACAGCAagcgcaacagcaacaggcCGGATTCCAGCAAGACCCTCGAAGTTATGGTCCTGCTTTTGCGCCCTACCCGCAACCGCAACAACCAACTGTTCCACCACAATGGGTCCCTCCTCGAGTTCAAGAGACCAAGGCCTGGATGATCACCAAGTTGGCGCTTCATGGTATTGATATCGTTACATGCATTGTTGGTTTGGCCCTTACAGGCGCCTTGAAGAACGTTGAGACCCTTGGCTTGGTGGCGGTTGGTGCTTGCCCTCTG TTTGTCATGGCTATAGTTTGGGATATTGCAGAACTTCTCACTCGCTTTGGGCGCAAGTGGAAGGCTGGCATCCATCCTGGTGCTCACGTCGCTATCCATCTGTTCATCTGGCTCGGTGCCGCGGTCGTTGGTGGATTGGAGAGCACATTCAGCGCCTacttctcctccttcaacTACCTTGATGAGGATTGCGAATACAATCGCGAACAGAGAAGATATGTTTGCACAAGTAACGAAGGCGTTGCCAGCAAGAAAGCGCTTTTTGTCACACTATCAGTCTTCACATGTCTTCTCTGGCTCTGGCAGTTCGTTCTCTTTGTTGGTGCCTGTATCGATACACAAAAGCGAAACGCTGCTTTGAGGAAGCCTGTCATGGTATGGGGTGGTCCTCCTTACTGGGGTCCCGGACAGCAGGGTTTCCAGCAGATGCCTCAGTACTACCCGCCTCCTCAGGGACAGGGCTTTCCTATGCAGACCTGGTCGCCGCCACAGAATGCTCCTGGAAATGGCAAGGAGGCAGCGGTTATGACCCAACCTCAACCCGCGGCGGAGCGATATGCTTAA
- the SEC11 gene encoding Signal peptidase complex catalytic subunit (MEROPS:MER0000602~TransMembrane:3 (o12-29i131-147o153-169i)~BUSCO:53956at5125): MLSSLGNPRQAAAQLMNFALILSTAFMMWKGLSVISDSPSPIVVVLSGSMEPAFQRGDLLFLWNRNLMTETDVGEVVVYNVKDKDIPIVHRVVRKFGKGDKAQLLTKGDNNLSDDTELYAKNQDYLVRKDIIGSVVGYIPFVGYVTILLSEYPWLKTVMLGIMGLLVVLQRE, translated from the exons ATGTTGTCAAGTCTTGGAAACCCGCGGCAAGCTGCTGCGCAGCTCATGAACTTCGCGCTTATCCTGTCCACTGCCTTTATG ATGTGGAAAGGTCTCTCCGTCATTAGCGATTCTCCGTCACcgatcgtcgtcgtcctctCTGGCTCAATGGAGCCTGCCTTTCAACGAGGcgacctcctcttcctctggAACCGAAACCTGATGACCGAGACCGATGTGGGCGAAGTGGTGGTTTATAACGTCAAGGACAAAGACATCCCCATTGTGCACCGAGTTGTGCGCAAGTTTGGAAAGGG TGACAAGGCACAGCTTCTCACCAAGGGCGATAACAACCTCTCAGACGATACCGAGCTCTACGCTAAGAACCAGGACTATTTGGTACGCAAGGACATTATTGGCAGTGTTGTCGGCTATATCCCCTTTGTCGGCTATGTGACAATTCTCTTGTCGGAGTACCCTTGGCTGAAGACGGTGATGCTGGGTATCATGGGTCTTTTGGTCGTTCTACAGCGAGAATAG
- a CDS encoding hypothetical protein (TransMembrane:6 (i42-62o82-104i136-159o207-230i242-264o284-306i)~BUSCO:47712at5125), translating to MDSAPLLQNADGLPSPNVMQDHPAFLRACHSPWSCIPQNALVVLRGLVLTFLIAVGILILNFELHEHSEYSKWRIIFDFANISFFFVFLYQLQTFSWTFTHLYYPHHHDRHMGGVEGLLIRCMSLPKHMGNLRKQFHFTLFYTICVVFAFANSTIYFFITRQQKGEGSSGEPQPELRRPNSTGIPTWVGYAEEHPEPPFTDIFGEGWFRAFIILSLYAFGTLIMVIEILCLNSIRRPYAVGLHLIGIFFFATAYLGWAAFGRLVTDYCPFFWLDKNQVGSDEAITLYSIGFVLLMPIMYILMQGFVASRESFTRSKNEARAIAAAQAALDS from the exons ATGGACTCGGCTCCCCTTCTTCAGAATGCTGACGGCCTTCCAAGCCCCAATGTCATGCAAGACCAT CCTGCCTTCCTCCGAGCATGTCATTCTCCATGGTCTTGTATACCTCAGAACGCCCTCGTCGTCTTGCGAGGCCTGGTATTAACGTTTCTCATCGCCGTGGGCATTCTCATCCTGAACTTCGAGCTCCATGAGCACAGCGAATACTCCAAGTGGCGCATAATCTTCGACTTCGCCAATatcagcttcttcttcgtctttcTGTACCAGCTTCAGACCTTT TCATGGACCTTTACTCACCTGTACTACCCACACCACCATGATCGACACATGGGCGGAGTGGAGGGGCTGCTCATCAGATGCATGTCGCTTCCCAAACACATGGGTAATCTCCGAAAGCAGTTTCACTTCACCCTGTTCTACACCATCTGCGTCGTTTTTGCATTCGCTAATTCGACGATCTACTTCTTCATCACCCGCCAGCAAAAGGGCGAGGGTTCCAGCGGCGAGCCTCAACCAGAGCTTCGCCGTCCCAACAGTACTGGCATTCCCACATGGGTTGGATATGCTGAGGAGCATCCTGAGCCGCCAT TCACCGACATCTTTGGCGAAGGATGGTTCCGAGCCTTTATTATCCTGTCTCTGTACGCGTTTGGAACATTGATCATGGTGATCGAGATCCTTTGTCTCAATAGTATCCGGCGTCCATAT GCTGTCGGACTGCACCTCATtggcatcttcttcttcgctaCCGCTTACCTAGGTTGGGCTGCCTTTGGCCGTCTGGTCACAGATTATTGTCCCTTCTTCTGGCTCGACAAGAACCAAGTTGGTTCGGATGAAGCAATCACCCTCTACTCAATTGGCTTTGTGCTGTTGATGCCTATCA TGTATATCCTCATGCAGGGCTTCGTCGCTTCCCGGGAAAGCTTTACACGATCGAAGAACGAGGCTCGAGCCATCGCTGCTGCACAGGCGGCCCTCGACTCTTGA